In Paenarthrobacter sp. GOM3, a single window of DNA contains:
- the rpsG gene encoding 30S ribosomal protein S7 — MPRKGPAPKRPLVSDPVYGSPLVTQLINKVLVDGKKSTAERIVYGALEGARAKSGGDPVAALKKAMDNVKPSLEVRSRRVGGATYQVPVEVKPGRSTALALRWLVGYSKARREKTMTERLQNEILDASNGLGAAVKRREDTHKMAESNKAFAHYRW, encoded by the coding sequence ATGCCTCGCAAGGGTCCGGCCCCGAAGCGGCCGCTAGTTTCCGATCCCGTTTACGGCTCCCCGTTGGTCACGCAGCTGATCAACAAGGTTCTGGTTGACGGCAAGAAGTCCACCGCAGAGCGCATCGTTTACGGCGCACTCGAAGGTGCACGTGCCAAGTCCGGCGGCGACCCCGTTGCCGCCCTCAAGAAGGCCATGGACAACGTCAAGCCTTCCCTCGAGGTGCGTTCACGCCGTGTTGGTGGCGCCACCTACCAGGTTCCGGTTGAGGTCAAGCCGGGTCGCTCTACCGCCCTCGCTCTGCGTTGGCTCGTGGGCTACTCCAAGGCCCGCCGGGAGAAGACCATGACCGAGCGTCTCCAGAACGAAATCCTGGATGCCTCCAATGGTCTTGGTGCCGCTGTGAAGCGTCGCGAAGACACCCACAAGATGGCCGAGTCCAACAAGGCCTTCGCACACTACCGCTGGTAA
- a CDS encoding DNA-directed RNA polymerase subunit beta' — protein sequence MSSESSFGLMQIGLATAEDIRGWSYGEVKKPETINYRTLKPEKDGLFCEKIFGPSRDWECYCGKYKRVRFKGIICERCGVEVTRAKVRRERMGHIELAAPVTHIWYFKGVPSRLGYLLDLAPKDLEKVIYFAAYMITSVDTESRHAELPNLQVEHDLEKKQMVDNRDSDIATIARDLEDELARLEGEGAKAADKKKARDSADRQMANVRKRADADIERLEQVWDRFKNLKVADLEGDEGLYRELRDRYGLYFEGSMGAEAIKKRLETFDMQAEAESLRDTIQNGKGQRKTRALKRLKVVNAFLTTNNSPLGMVLDAVPVIPPELRPMVQLDGGRFATSDLNDLYRRVINRNNRLKRLLDLGAPEIIVNNEKRMLQEAVDSLFDNGRRGRPVTGPGNRPLKSLSDMLKGKQGRFRQNLLGKRVDYSGRSVIVVGPQLKLHQCGLPKQMALELFKPFVMKRLVDLNHAQNIKSAKRMVERYRPQVWDVLEEIITEHPVLLNRAPTLHRLGIQAFEPQLVEGKAIQLHPLVCGAFNADFDGDQMAVHLPLSPEAQAEARILMLSSNNILKPSDGRPVTLPSQDMIIGLYHLTTKRVGSAGEGRIFSSVSEAIMAYDARDLHLNSQVKIRLDDFVPYAGWEAPEGWEPGQPALVETSLGQVIFNQTLPEDYPWVEAVADKGELSRIVNDLAERYPKVVTAATLDNLKDAGFYWATRSGVTVAISDIEVPTSKPAILAGYEAMAAKIQGQYDKGLIDDDERRQELIEIWNKATNEIAQAMRDSLSPMNTINRMVSSGARGNWMQVRQIAGIRGLVANPKGEIIPRPIKSSYREGLSVLEYFIATHGARKGLADTALRTANSGYLTRRLVDVSQDVIVREEDCGTERGLVTPIAVPDANGELVMDENVENSAYARTLAVDVVDAQGNVLAAGGTDCGDVVIDQLLAAGITEVKVRSVLTCESKVGTCALCYGRSLATGKTVDIGEAVGIIAAQSIGEPGTQLTMRTFHTGGAVSAGGGDDITQGLPRIQELFEARTPKGVAPIAEAAGRITIEESERQMRLVITPDDGSEEIAYPVLRRSRLLIEDGEHVSVGQKLINGPVDPKQVLRIMGPRAAQKFLVDEVQGVYRSQGIGIHDKHVEVIVRQMLRRVTVIESGDSDLLPGELAERSRFEDENRRVVSEGKAPASGRPELMGITKASLATESWLSAASFQETTRVLTQAAMEGKSDPLLGLKENVIIGKLIPAGTGLPRYTEVTVEPTEEAKASLFTGPSAFTDFSYDALGGDGAPEFHAIPLDDYDLGNDFR from the coding sequence ATGTCCAGCGAATCCTCCTTCGGCCTCATGCAGATCGGCCTCGCCACCGCGGAAGACATCCGCGGATGGTCTTACGGTGAGGTCAAGAAGCCGGAAACCATCAACTACCGCACACTCAAGCCTGAGAAGGACGGACTCTTCTGCGAGAAGATCTTCGGACCGTCCCGCGACTGGGAATGCTACTGCGGTAAGTACAAGCGCGTCCGCTTCAAGGGCATCATCTGCGAGCGTTGTGGCGTTGAAGTCACCCGCGCCAAGGTGCGCCGTGAGCGCATGGGCCACATCGAACTGGCTGCGCCTGTAACCCACATCTGGTACTTCAAGGGCGTTCCCTCGCGCTTGGGCTACCTTTTGGACCTGGCACCGAAGGACCTTGAGAAGGTCATCTACTTCGCTGCCTACATGATCACGAGCGTTGACACGGAAAGCCGTCACGCCGAACTGCCGAACCTCCAGGTTGAGCATGACCTCGAGAAGAAGCAGATGGTGGACAACCGCGACAGCGACATCGCGACGATCGCCCGCGACCTTGAGGACGAGCTTGCCCGTCTTGAAGGCGAAGGCGCCAAGGCTGCCGACAAGAAGAAGGCCCGCGACTCCGCTGACCGCCAGATGGCGAACGTCCGCAAGCGCGCCGACGCCGACATCGAGCGCCTCGAGCAGGTCTGGGACCGCTTCAAGAACCTTAAGGTCGCCGACCTCGAAGGTGATGAAGGCCTTTACCGCGAACTGCGCGACCGTTACGGCCTGTACTTCGAAGGCTCCATGGGTGCCGAGGCAATCAAGAAGCGCCTTGAGACCTTCGACATGCAGGCTGAGGCTGAGTCACTGCGCGACACCATCCAGAACGGCAAGGGCCAGCGCAAGACGCGTGCCCTGAAGCGCCTGAAGGTTGTCAACGCGTTCCTGACCACCAACAACAGCCCGCTTGGCATGGTTCTCGACGCCGTCCCGGTGATCCCGCCGGAACTGCGCCCGATGGTCCAGCTGGACGGTGGCCGCTTCGCGACCTCCGACCTCAACGACCTCTACCGTCGTGTGATCAACCGCAACAACCGACTCAAGCGCCTGCTTGACCTTGGTGCTCCGGAGATCATCGTCAACAACGAGAAGCGCATGCTTCAGGAAGCTGTTGACAGCCTCTTCGACAACGGTCGTCGTGGCCGTCCGGTAACGGGTCCGGGCAACCGTCCGCTGAAGTCCCTGAGCGACATGCTCAAGGGCAAGCAGGGTCGTTTCCGCCAGAACCTCCTCGGCAAGCGCGTTGACTACTCCGGCCGCTCGGTCATCGTCGTCGGCCCGCAGCTGAAGCTGCACCAGTGTGGTCTGCCCAAGCAGATGGCCCTGGAGCTCTTCAAGCCGTTCGTGATGAAGCGCCTGGTTGACCTCAACCACGCCCAGAACATCAAGTCGGCGAAGCGCATGGTGGAGCGTTACCGTCCGCAGGTCTGGGACGTGCTCGAAGAGATCATCACCGAACACCCGGTGCTGCTCAACCGTGCACCTACCCTGCACCGCCTCGGTATCCAGGCGTTCGAACCGCAGCTTGTTGAAGGCAAGGCCATCCAGCTTCACCCGCTGGTTTGTGGTGCCTTCAACGCTGACTTCGACGGTGACCAGATGGCAGTCCACCTGCCGCTGAGCCCCGAAGCCCAGGCCGAAGCACGCATCCTGATGCTGTCCTCGAACAACATCCTGAAGCCGTCCGACGGTCGTCCGGTGACCCTGCCTTCGCAGGATATGATCATCGGCCTGTACCACCTGACCACCAAGCGCGTCGGTTCTGCCGGCGAGGGCCGCATCTTCTCCTCGGTTTCTGAAGCGATCATGGCGTACGACGCCCGTGACCTGCACCTGAACTCCCAGGTCAAGATCCGCCTTGACGACTTCGTGCCGTACGCCGGCTGGGAAGCCCCGGAAGGTTGGGAGCCCGGTCAGCCGGCTCTCGTCGAAACCTCCCTGGGCCAGGTCATCTTCAACCAGACCCTGCCCGAGGATTACCCGTGGGTTGAGGCTGTTGCCGACAAGGGCGAACTGTCCCGGATCGTCAACGACCTCGCTGAGCGCTACCCGAAGGTTGTTACGGCTGCAACGCTGGATAACCTGAAGGACGCCGGTTTCTACTGGGCCACCCGTTCGGGTGTCACGGTTGCCATCTCCGACATCGAGGTACCGACGTCGAAGCCTGCCATCCTGGCCGGTTACGAGGCCATGGCTGCCAAGATCCAGGGCCAGTACGACAAGGGCCTGATCGACGACGACGAGCGTCGCCAGGAACTGATCGAGATCTGGAACAAGGCAACCAACGAGATCGCCCAGGCGATGCGCGACAGCCTGTCCCCGATGAACACCATCAACCGCATGGTGTCCTCCGGTGCACGTGGTAACTGGATGCAGGTCCGCCAGATCGCGGGTATCCGTGGTCTTGTGGCCAACCCTAAGGGTGAGATCATCCCGCGTCCGATCAAGTCCTCCTACCGCGAGGGCCTGTCGGTGCTGGAATACTTCATCGCCACGCACGGTGCCCGTAAGGGTCTGGCCGATACCGCTCTCCGTACCGCCAACTCGGGTTACCTGACCCGTCGTCTGGTGGACGTTTCGCAGGACGTCATTGTCCGCGAAGAGGACTGCGGTACCGAGCGCGGCCTGGTCACTCCGATCGCAGTGCCGGACGCCAACGGTGAGCTCGTCATGGACGAGAACGTCGAGAACAGCGCCTACGCACGTACGCTGGCTGTCGACGTCGTCGATGCCCAGGGCAATGTCCTGGCTGCCGGCGGCACCGACTGTGGTGACGTTGTCATCGACCAGCTGCTTGCTGCAGGCATCACCGAGGTCAAGGTGCGCTCCGTACTCACCTGTGAGTCCAAGGTCGGTACCTGTGCACTTTGCTACGGCCGTTCGTTGGCTACGGGCAAGACCGTGGACATCGGCGAGGCCGTGGGCATCATCGCCGCACAGTCCATCGGTGAGCCGGGTACCCAGCTGACCATGCGTACGTTCCACACCGGTGGTGCTGTTTCCGCCGGTGGTGGCGACGACATCACCCAGGGTCTGCCCCGTATCCAGGAGCTCTTCGAAGCCCGTACTCCGAAGGGTGTCGCACCGATTGCTGAAGCAGCCGGCCGCATCACCATCGAAGAGTCCGAGCGCCAGATGCGCCTGGTCATCACTCCGGACGATGGTTCCGAAGAGATTGCCTACCCGGTGCTGCGCCGTTCACGTCTCCTCATCGAGGATGGCGAGCACGTCAGCGTCGGCCAGAAGCTGATCAACGGTCCTGTGGACCCGAAGCAGGTTCTGCGCATCATGGGTCCGCGTGCTGCACAGAAGTTCCTTGTGGACGAAGTACAGGGCGTTTACCGCAGCCAGGGTATTGGTATCCACGACAAGCACGTCGAGGTTATCGTCCGCCAGATGCTGCGCCGCGTGACCGTCATCGAATCCGGCGACTCCGACCTGCTCCCCGGTGAGCTGGCAGAGCGCTCCCGCTTCGAGGACGAGAACCGCCGCGTCGTGTCCGAGGGCAAGGCACCGGCTTCCGGCCGTCCGGAACTCATGGGTATCACCAAGGCTTCCTTGGCTACCGAGTCCTGGCTGTCGGCTGCTTCCTTCCAGGAAACCACCCGCGTCCTGACGCAGGCGGCCATGGAAGGCAAGAGCGATCCCCTGCTCGGCCTCAAGGAAAATGTCATCATCGGTAAGCTCATCCCGGCTGGTACGGGTCTGCCCCGCTACACAGAGGTCACTGTGGAGCCGACGGAAGAAGCAAAGGCAAGCCTGTTCACGGGCCCCAGCGCTTTCACCGACTTCTCCTATGACGCCCTGGGCGGCGACGGTGCTCCCGAGTTCCACGCCATCCCGCTGGATGACTACGATCTCGGCAACGACTTCCGCTGA
- the tuf gene encoding elongation factor Tu: MAKAKFERTKPHVNIGTIGHVDHGKTTLTAAISKVLYDQYPDLNEQRDFASIDSAPEERQRGITINISHVEYQTEKRHYAHVDAPGHADYIKNMITGAAQMDGAILVVAATDGPMAQTREHVLLARQVGVPYLLVALNKSDMVDDEELLDLVEMEVRELLSSQGFDGDEAPVVRVSGLKALEGDPVWVKSVQDLMAAVDESVPDPVRDRDKPFLMPIEDVFTITGRGTVVTGRAERGTLAINSEVEIVGIRPVQKTTVTGIEMFHKQLDEAWAGENCGLLLRGLKRDDVERGQVVVKPGSITPHTDFEANVYILSKDEGGRHNPFYSNYRPQFYFRTTDVTGVITLPEGTEMVMPGDNTEMTVALIQPIAMEEGLGFAIREGGRTVGSGRVTSIIK, encoded by the coding sequence GTGGCAAAGGCAAAGTTCGAGCGGACTAAGCCGCACGTCAACATCGGCACCATTGGTCACGTTGACCACGGTAAGACGACGCTGACTGCCGCCATTTCCAAGGTGCTGTACGACCAGTACCCGGATCTCAACGAGCAGCGCGACTTCGCGTCGATCGACTCCGCTCCGGAAGAGCGCCAGCGCGGTATTACCATCAACATCTCCCACGTGGAGTACCAGACCGAGAAGCGCCACTACGCACACGTAGACGCCCCCGGTCACGCTGACTACATCAAGAACATGATCACCGGTGCTGCCCAGATGGACGGCGCAATCCTCGTGGTTGCCGCAACCGATGGTCCGATGGCTCAGACCCGTGAGCACGTTCTGCTCGCCCGCCAGGTTGGTGTTCCCTACCTGCTGGTCGCACTGAACAAGTCCGACATGGTTGATGACGAAGAACTCCTCGACCTCGTCGAAATGGAAGTTCGTGAGCTCCTGAGCTCGCAGGGCTTCGATGGCGATGAGGCTCCGGTTGTTCGCGTTTCCGGTCTCAAGGCTCTGGAAGGCGACCCGGTTTGGGTCAAGTCCGTCCAGGACCTGATGGCAGCTGTCGACGAGTCCGTTCCGGACCCCGTACGTGACCGCGACAAGCCGTTCCTGATGCCGATCGAAGACGTCTTCACGATCACCGGTCGTGGCACCGTTGTAACGGGCCGCGCCGAGCGTGGAACCCTCGCCATCAACTCCGAGGTCGAGATCGTCGGCATCCGCCCGGTCCAGAAGACCACGGTTACCGGTATCGAGATGTTCCACAAGCAGCTCGACGAAGCATGGGCCGGCGAGAACTGTGGCCTCCTGCTCCGCGGTCTCAAGCGCGACGATGTCGAGCGTGGCCAGGTTGTCGTCAAGCCGGGTTCCATCACCCCGCACACCGACTTCGAGGCTAACGTCTACATCCTGTCCAAGGACGAAGGCGGACGTCACAACCCGTTCTACTCCAACTACCGCCCGCAGTTCTACTTCCGCACCACGGACGTAACCGGCGTTATCACCCTGCCGGAAGGCACGGAAATGGTTATGCCTGGCGACAACACTGAGATGACCGTTGCGCTCATCCAGCCGATCGCTATGGAAGAGGGCCTCGGCTTCGCTATCCGCGAAGGCGGCCGCACCGTTGGTTCGGGACGTGTCACCAGCATCATCAAGTAG
- the fusA gene encoding elongation factor G has product MAQDVLTDLNKVRNIGIMAHIDAGKTTTTERILFYTGVNHKIGETHDGASTTDWMEQEKERGITITSAAVTCFWDKNQINIIDTPGHVDFTVEVERSLRVLDGAVAVFDGKEGVEPQSETVWRQADKYNVPRICFVNKMDKLGADFYFTVDTIISRLGAKPLVMQLPIGAENDFIGVVDLLEMRALVWPGDAKGDVTMGASYEVQEIPADLQAKAEEYRAQLVETVAESSEELMEKYLEGEELTLEEIKAGIRKMTINSELYPVFCGSAFKNRGVQPMLDAVVDFLPNPLDVPPMIGHDPRDEEKELTRKPSADEPFSALAFKIAAHPFFGQLTFVRVYSGHVEAGAQVVNSTKGKKERIGKLFQMHANKEMPVEGATAGHIYAAIGLKDTTTGDTLCDANNQIVLESMSFPEPVISVAIEPNTKGDQEKLSTAIQKLSAEDPTFQVSLNEDTGQTIIAGMGELHLDILVDRMRREFKVEANVGKPQVAYRETIKRAVERLDYTHKKQTGGSGQFAKIQIAIEPMDTASGELYAFENKVTGGRVPREYIPSVDAGIQDALNDGVLAGYPVVGIKATLIDGASHDVDSSEMAFKIAGRMAFKEAARKANPVLLEPLMDVEVRTPEEYMGDVIGDLNARRGQMQSMEDAAGVKVIRAHVPLSGMFGYIGDLRSKTQGRAVYSMTFNSYAEVPKAVADEIIQKTRGE; this is encoded by the coding sequence GTGGCACAGGACGTGCTTACCGACCTTAATAAGGTCCGCAACATCGGCATCATGGCCCACATCGATGCCGGCAAGACCACCACTACCGAGCGCATCCTGTTCTACACGGGTGTGAACCACAAGATCGGCGAGACGCACGACGGCGCTTCGACGACTGACTGGATGGAACAGGAAAAGGAACGCGGCATCACCATCACGTCTGCCGCCGTGACTTGCTTCTGGGACAAGAACCAGATCAACATCATCGACACCCCGGGCCACGTTGACTTCACGGTTGAGGTTGAGCGCTCCCTGCGCGTCCTCGACGGTGCAGTTGCAGTGTTCGACGGCAAGGAAGGCGTGGAGCCGCAGTCCGAGACTGTTTGGCGCCAGGCTGACAAGTACAACGTTCCGCGTATCTGCTTCGTCAACAAGATGGACAAGCTGGGTGCTGACTTCTACTTCACCGTAGACACCATCATCTCCCGCCTTGGTGCCAAGCCGCTGGTAATGCAGCTGCCTATCGGTGCCGAGAACGACTTCATCGGTGTCGTCGACCTCCTCGAAATGCGTGCCCTGGTTTGGCCTGGCGACGCTAAGGGTGACGTCACCATGGGTGCTTCCTACGAAGTACAGGAAATCCCGGCGGACCTCCAGGCCAAGGCCGAGGAGTACCGTGCACAGCTCGTTGAGACTGTGGCCGAGTCTTCCGAAGAACTCATGGAGAAGTACCTCGAAGGTGAAGAACTCACCCTCGAAGAGATCAAAGCCGGCATCCGCAAGATGACCATCAACTCTGAGCTCTACCCGGTCTTCTGTGGTTCTGCCTTCAAGAACCGCGGCGTTCAGCCGATGCTGGATGCTGTTGTCGACTTCCTGCCGAACCCGCTCGACGTCCCGCCGATGATCGGTCACGATCCCCGCGACGAAGAGAAGGAACTGACCCGCAAGCCTTCTGCAGACGAGCCGTTCTCGGCCCTCGCCTTCAAGATTGCTGCGCACCCGTTCTTCGGCCAGCTGACCTTCGTTCGCGTGTACTCCGGTCACGTCGAAGCCGGCGCCCAGGTGGTTAACTCCACCAAGGGCAAGAAGGAACGTATCGGCAAGCTGTTCCAGATGCACGCCAACAAGGAAATGCCCGTCGAGGGCGCTACCGCCGGCCACATCTACGCAGCTATCGGTCTGAAGGACACCACCACGGGCGATACCCTGTGCGATGCCAACAACCAGATCGTCCTCGAGTCCATGAGCTTCCCGGAGCCCGTGATCTCGGTTGCCATCGAGCCCAACACCAAGGGTGACCAGGAGAAGCTCTCCACGGCCATCCAGAAGCTCTCCGCTGAGGACCCGACCTTCCAGGTCTCCCTCAACGAAGACACGGGCCAGACCATCATCGCCGGCATGGGCGAGCTCCACCTGGACATCCTGGTGGACCGCATGCGCCGCGAATTCAAGGTCGAGGCAAACGTTGGCAAGCCGCAGGTTGCTTACCGCGAAACCATCAAGCGCGCCGTCGAGCGCCTTGACTACACGCACAAGAAGCAGACCGGTGGTTCGGGTCAGTTCGCAAAGATCCAGATCGCGATCGAGCCCATGGACACCGCTTCAGGCGAGCTGTACGCGTTCGAGAACAAGGTCACTGGTGGCCGCGTTCCGCGCGAGTACATCCCGTCGGTTGACGCCGGTATCCAGGATGCACTGAACGACGGCGTCCTGGCCGGTTACCCGGTTGTCGGCATCAAGGCCACGCTGATTGATGGCGCGTCCCACGATGTTGACTCCTCGGAAATGGCGTTCAAGATCGCCGGACGTATGGCTTTCAAGGAAGCTGCACGCAAGGCGAACCCTGTTCTGCTCGAACCGCTGATGGATGTTGAGGTCCGCACACCTGAGGAATACATGGGTGATGTAATTGGTGACCTGAACGCCCGCCGTGGCCAGATGCAGTCCATGGAGGACGCAGCAGGTGTGAAGGTTATCCGTGCACACGTTCCGCTGTCCGGCATGTTCGGCTACATCGGCGACCTGCGGTCCAAGACCCAGGGTCGTGCTGTGTACTCCATGACGTTCAACAGCTACGCGGAGGTCCCGAAGGCAGTAGCCGACGAGATCATCCAGAAAACCCGCGGCGAGTAA
- the rpsL gene encoding 30S ribosomal protein S12, producing MPTINQLVRKGRTPKVSKTKAPALKGSPMRRGVCTRVYTTTPKKPNSALRKVARVRLNGGVEVTAYIPGVGHNLQEHSIVLVRGGRVKDLPGVRYKIVRGALDTQGVKNRKQARSRYGAKMEKK from the coding sequence GTGCCTACGATTAACCAGCTGGTCCGCAAGGGCCGCACGCCGAAGGTCTCCAAGACCAAGGCTCCCGCGCTGAAGGGCAGCCCGATGCGCCGCGGTGTTTGCACCCGCGTTTACACCACCACCCCCAAGAAGCCGAACTCGGCTCTTCGTAAGGTGGCACGTGTGCGCCTCAACGGTGGCGTTGAAGTTACCGCCTACATCCCCGGTGTTGGCCACAACCTCCAGGAGCACTCCATCGTGCTCGTCCGTGGTGGTCGTGTGAAGGACCTTCCGGGTGTCCGCTACAAGATCGTCCGCGGCGCACTCGACACCCAAGGTGTCAAGAACCGCAAGCAGGCCCGCAGCCGTTACGGCGCAAAGATGGAGAAGAAGTAA